The Geothermobacter hydrogeniphilus genome segment GTTCTTGAGCACGGGAATTTGGATGCAGACAATTCCTCCTGGGCGGGAGAATATTTGGATTTCGGTGGTTTTAAGTCGTTGGTGAATGGTCATGATCTTAATAAATCTATACGAATTAGGGTAGATTTTTTATGCGCTCCGACGTTTTTTAAGGTTTATCCGGCGTTTCCTTTTCCTGGTATAGATGGCGATCAAATCGAAGTATGCGATATTCGTACAGAATATTGGGATTCTTGGCTTACATTTTGTTATTTTTTTGAAATAGAGGTCTCTTGGAACTTTAAAAGTTCATCACCGTGCTTGAGTCGCGTATCAAGTGGGCTTTTTGATGAAAAAATTGCGGACATTGTCCGGGCCAGTAGCCCTGTCCACGTTGAAGGAGTGCAACCAAGTTTTGATGAATTTCTAAAATATGTCAATTTTGACCATGAAGTATTCTGTTCATGCGGAGACAGTTTTTTACAGGAACTTGTTGCAGGTTTGTTGCCTGATGATTTTTTGGCAGGGAAGAGCGATGTAGGCATTCCCGCCAGCTTATGTTGTAGTCCCCCTACTTTGTGGGCTGACAATCTAGCCTTCGATCCCGAGTTTGTCGAAAAGTTGATGCGAGACCGCAGTGAGGTCGAGCAGGCTGATGCCCTAAGAAAGATTCTCAAATTTGAAAGTTATCTTTCTCAACTCATAAAAGGCCCGGCAGATATCCTGCTTGAAGCTCTGCAGGGTATGGCCTATGTGGGGCCTATCCGAAAAACACCCGAACGTCACTTCGCCCCTCGCAAAACCAGCGACCCGGCACGATGGGCAACCGGTCTTGCGGCGTGGGACAAGCTTTTTTTGGCGGATCAGGAGTTCATCGATGAACTGAATCGATGGCTTGCTGAACCTGAAAGATTGGGGGCTGGTTACAAGGTTGAAGCCAGACGTTTTC includes the following:
- a CDS encoding DUF3696 domain-containing protein: MAFTTITAITIENFKTISKPVRIELAPITLLFGSNSAGKSTIIQALHYMREVLEHGNLDADNSSWAGEYLDFGGFKSLVNGHDLNKSIRIRVDFLCAPTFFKVYPAFPFPGIDGDQIEVCDIRTEYWDSWLTFCYFFEIEVSWNFKSSSPCLSRVSSGLFDEKIADIVRASSPVHVEGVQPSFDEFLKYVNFDHEVFCSCGDSFLQELVAGLLPDDFLAGKSDVGIPASLCCSPPTLWADNLAFDPEFVEKLMRDRSEVEQADALRKILKFESYLSQLIKGPADILLEALQGMAYVGPIRKTPERHFAPRKTSDPARWATGLAAWDKLFLADQEFIDELNRWLAEPERLGAGYKVEARRFREIDSSHEIWSLLDSSGEADLASIMKTIQKDTPEKKELSLLDLRRNCNVLPHDIGIGISQMMPVLIAALDKKVGVAVIEQPELHIHPGLQCRLADLFILSALGSACSQSPGPDYGHTQFLLETHSEHLLLRLLRRIRETTDGTLPDWHCGLKPENLSINFIDFQNGKHSVRRLQVSEDGDSSGNWPEGFFEERAEELF